Proteins encoded together in one Citromicrobium bathyomarinum window:
- a CDS encoding acyl-CoA synthetase: MHPITHAAARPDHAAIINATSGEQVTYGELDAFANRMARWLRAQGITRRTSVGLLLENRPLYLEIVWSTQRMGAMLVPISTRLTAPEIAYILADAECSLLLTSPAFTDVAQELAKIAPDLRIVDVDSDDFQQEIAAQSAGAIEDPVPGQYMLYSSGTTGRPKGIVPPPPPSEDITAPNALVGLATMGVGMPTDGSLVYLSPAPLYHAAPLGWCSTIHRLGGTVVIMEKFTPESALAAIEKYRVTDSQWVPTHFVRMLKLPEEERTRYDLSSHKRAIHAAAPCPVPIKQAMIEWWGPIIQEYYSGSEMIGMSLVKSEDWLAKPGTVGRMVHGKVHVCAPDGTELPAGETGLLFFENETLPSYHKDPEKTAEVMHERGWMTLGDIGHVDEDGFIFLTDRKSHMIISGGINIYPQEIENLLIAHPDVLDAAVIGAPDPDLGERVVAVIQPVDMAQAGDALEQTLRDYLEPQLSSIKMPRQFDFRPDLPREANGKLYKRELRDEYARKAEAVTG, from the coding sequence ATGCATCCGATAACACACGCCGCGGCGCGGCCGGACCATGCCGCGATCATCAATGCCACGTCCGGTGAACAGGTCACCTATGGCGAGCTCGACGCCTTCGCCAATCGCATGGCCCGCTGGCTGCGCGCGCAGGGCATCACCCGCCGCACCAGCGTGGGGCTGCTGCTGGAGAATCGCCCGCTCTATCTCGAAATCGTGTGGTCCACGCAGCGCATGGGCGCGATGCTGGTGCCGATCTCGACCCGGCTGACCGCACCCGAGATCGCCTATATCCTCGCCGATGCGGAATGCAGCCTGCTGCTGACCTCGCCCGCGTTTACCGATGTGGCGCAGGAACTGGCAAAAATCGCGCCCGATCTGCGAATCGTCGATGTCGACAGCGATGACTTCCAGCAAGAGATCGCCGCGCAGTCTGCCGGGGCGATCGAGGATCCCGTGCCTGGGCAGTACATGCTCTATTCCTCGGGCACCACCGGACGGCCCAAGGGGATCGTGCCGCCTCCGCCGCCGAGCGAGGATATCACCGCGCCCAACGCGCTGGTCGGCCTTGCCACGATGGGCGTTGGCATGCCGACCGACGGGAGCCTGGTCTATCTCTCGCCCGCGCCGCTTTATCACGCGGCACCGCTCGGCTGGTGCAGCACGATACACCGCCTTGGCGGGACGGTGGTAATCATGGAGAAGTTCACGCCCGAGAGCGCGCTCGCCGCGATCGAGAAATACCGCGTGACCGACAGCCAGTGGGTGCCGACCCACTTCGTGCGCATGCTCAAGCTGCCGGAGGAAGAGCGGACCCGCTACGACCTCTCCAGCCACAAGCGTGCGATCCACGCGGCAGCCCCGTGCCCGGTGCCGATCAAGCAGGCGATGATCGAGTGGTGGGGGCCGATTATCCAGGAATATTATTCCGGTTCGGAAATGATCGGCATGTCGCTGGTCAAGAGCGAGGACTGGCTCGCCAAACCGGGCACCGTCGGCCGCATGGTCCACGGAAAGGTGCATGTCTGCGCGCCCGACGGGACAGAACTTCCCGCTGGCGAGACGGGATTGCTGTTCTTCGAGAACGAAACCCTCCCGAGCTACCACAAGGATCCCGAGAAAACCGCCGAGGTGATGCACGAGCGCGGGTGGATGACGCTGGGCGATATCGGCCATGTCGATGAGGACGGCTTCATCTTCCTGACCGACCGCAAGAGCCACATGATCATCTCGGGCGGGATCAACATCTATCCGCAGGAGATCGAGAACCTTCTGATCGCCCATCCGGACGTACTCGATGCGGCGGTAATCGGCGCGCCCGATCCCGATCTCGGCGAACGCGTGGTCGCGGTGATCCAGCCGGTCGACATGGCGCAGGCCGGAGACGCCCTCGAACAGACGCTCCGCGACTATCTGGAGCCCCAGCTGAGCAGCATCAAAATGCCGCGCCAGTTCGATTTCCGGCCCGATCTGCCGCGCGAAGCCAACGGCAAGCTCTACAAGCGCGAGCTGCGCGACGAATATGCGCGGAAGGCTGAGGCTGTGACAGGGTGA
- a CDS encoding M23 family metallopeptidase: protein MLTTDRFFLRASLVCGAAFAIAATPAQANSSSAAAAVDVSDAAEQAQSPLGNGDAQFRQLFASWQTLDVERTTPAVAIPTVSVPSRMPLENARVSSGYGMRDHPVLRKRANHKGIDLAAPSGTPIYATADGTVERANWFSSYGNYIQIGHGNAIETRYAHLSRIIVADGQQVRKGDLIGYVGSTGRSTGPHLHYEVRIDGRAVDPRPFMVETEAQEAFRLAMGPGGIGGGDEEE, encoded by the coding sequence TTGCTGACCACTGATCGCTTTTTCCTGCGCGCCAGCCTCGTATGCGGTGCCGCATTTGCCATCGCAGCCACCCCCGCCCAAGCCAACAGCAGCAGCGCCGCCGCAGCGGTCGATGTTTCGGACGCCGCAGAGCAGGCGCAGAGCCCGCTCGGCAATGGCGATGCGCAGTTCCGTCAGCTGTTCGCCAGCTGGCAGACGCTGGATGTGGAACGGACCACGCCGGCGGTAGCCATCCCCACCGTATCGGTCCCCTCGCGGATGCCGCTCGAGAATGCCCGCGTCTCCAGCGGCTACGGCATGCGTGACCACCCGGTTCTGCGCAAGCGCGCCAACCACAAGGGTATCGACCTCGCTGCGCCCAGCGGCACGCCGATCTATGCCACTGCGGATGGCACCGTCGAACGCGCCAACTGGTTCAGCAGCTACGGCAACTACATCCAGATCGGTCACGGCAACGCGATCGAGACGCGCTATGCGCACCTCTCGCGGATCATCGTCGCCGATGGTCAGCAGGTCCGCAAGGGCGACCTGATCGGCTATGTCGGCTCGACCGGCCGCTCGACCGGCCCGCACCTCCACTACGAAGTCCGTATCGACGGCCGCGCTGTCGACCCGCGCCCGTTCATGGTCGAGACCGAAGCTCAGGAAGCCTTCCGTCTCGCGATGGGCCCCGGCGGCATCGGCGGCGGCGACGAGGAAGAGTAA
- a CDS encoding peroxiredoxin: MSVTEGEQMPDIAMVRHDGESVKPSDYRGRKLVVFFYPKDNTPGCTTEAKDFSSLKDEFEAAGCALLGVSKDSTKKHQNFIAKHDLTVDLATDAEEGGLSDELGVWAEKKMYGKTFMGMVRSTYLLDEQGRVARIWPKVKVAGHAEDVLTAVKAL, encoded by the coding sequence ATGAGCGTGACCGAAGGCGAGCAGATGCCCGATATTGCGATGGTGCGGCACGACGGCGAGAGCGTGAAGCCGTCCGACTATCGCGGTCGCAAGCTGGTGGTGTTCTTCTACCCCAAGGACAACACACCCGGCTGCACCACCGAGGCGAAGGACTTCTCGTCACTGAAGGATGAATTCGAGGCGGCGGGTTGTGCGCTGCTCGGCGTGAGCAAGGATTCGACCAAGAAGCACCAGAACTTCATCGCCAAGCACGATCTGACGGTCGACCTTGCAACCGATGCCGAGGAAGGCGGGCTGTCAGACGAACTGGGCGTGTGGGCCGAGAAGAAGATGTACGGCAAGACCTTCATGGGCATGGTCCGCAGCACCTACCTGCTCGACGAGCAGGGCAGGGTCGCGCGTATCTGGCCCAAGGTGAAGGTTGCGGGTCACGCGGAAGACGTGCTCACCGCGGTCAAGGCACTCTGA
- a CDS encoding bifunctional [glutamine synthetase] adenylyltransferase/[glutamine synthetase]-adenylyl-L-tyrosine phosphorylase, producing the protein MAGEWQSAIDRAQRNAPFLARSLERLPELAALLAAGDLDAAFDYCAHAGDGADIGVALRRERLALALTLAIGDLAGVLSLDEVMARLSAFADRSLDRAIAEAARARTTMDSVDGFFALALGKHGAGELNYSSDIDPILLFDPAVLAHGERSSPAETAQRMARDIVRLLADHTDEGYVFRVDLRLRPAAEVTPLAVSVNAAASHYESAALAWERAAFIRARSAAGDVERGERFLASIRPFVWRRSVDFGAIDDIAQLRVRIREAYGGEPKLGPGFDLKRGRGGIREIEFFAQTHQLIHGGRLPRLRSSDTRAALHALARADIVEHDVATQLADAYARLRVVEHRIQMMEDRQTHTVPEGEALERLAHLDGFADGAGLLADLEPHMSAAAQAFDRLLEASETGAAKQRPVRELVAASPLADESAMADRVSGWLDGRYRALRSTDAQNAFRRILPPLLDALAASSEPDRAIVRLERLLEALPSGINLFRLLEARPALLDQLLSIITLAPPLANDLALRPALFDALIDRSALDLPESVPTLRRRMMRAEPQGNYEALLDRIRVVTGEQRFALGVQLIGGVHDPLEIATGFATVAEAALQAALDGTVADYARTHGSIADSEMVILGLGRLGGEALTHASDLDIIYLFTGDHAAESDGERPVSATRYYNRLAQRVSVAMSVPTAEGPLYEIDTRLRPQGAQGPLAVSVESFARYQRESAWTWEHMALARARVVAGSFSARAQVEEIIRDVLCAPRDPVTLRQDILKMRSDMAEHKPAKGPLDAKLLRGGLVDIEFILHFIQLRDRVALDPRLAKVCETLVHAGTLTREFAEAHDFLTRLIVAARLLAPDLAVSQGPSGEALARACGCADIDALLHRMAEARQEVARTWQTMFDERLEI; encoded by the coding sequence ATGGCTGGCGAATGGCAATCCGCGATCGACCGGGCGCAGCGCAACGCGCCCTTCCTTGCACGCAGCCTCGAACGCCTGCCGGAGCTAGCCGCTCTGCTGGCGGCGGGCGATCTGGATGCCGCGTTCGATTACTGCGCGCACGCGGGCGACGGCGCGGACATTGGCGTTGCCCTGCGGAGAGAGCGGCTGGCCCTCGCGCTGACGCTGGCGATCGGCGACCTTGCCGGGGTGCTGTCGCTCGATGAGGTGATGGCGCGCCTGTCCGCCTTTGCCGATCGCTCGCTCGACCGCGCGATCGCGGAGGCGGCGCGCGCGCGCACGACGATGGACAGTGTCGATGGATTCTTCGCGCTCGCGCTGGGCAAGCATGGTGCGGGCGAACTCAACTACAGTTCGGACATCGACCCGATCCTGCTGTTCGATCCTGCTGTGCTGGCGCATGGCGAGCGCTCGTCACCCGCAGAAACAGCGCAGCGCATGGCTCGCGATATCGTCCGCCTGCTCGCCGATCATACCGATGAGGGGTACGTCTTTAGGGTCGACCTGCGGCTGCGCCCGGCGGCGGAGGTCACCCCGCTGGCGGTGTCGGTCAACGCAGCCGCCTCGCATTACGAAAGCGCGGCGCTGGCGTGGGAGCGCGCCGCGTTCATCCGCGCGCGCTCGGCGGCGGGGGACGTGGAGCGGGGCGAGCGGTTTCTCGCCAGCATCCGGCCCTTCGTCTGGCGACGGAGCGTGGATTTCGGCGCGATCGACGACATTGCCCAGCTGCGTGTGCGGATTCGCGAGGCCTATGGTGGCGAGCCGAAGCTTGGCCCCGGCTTCGACCTCAAGCGCGGGCGGGGCGGCATTCGCGAGATCGAGTTCTTCGCCCAGACCCACCAGCTGATCCATGGCGGGCGGCTACCTCGCCTGCGCAGCAGCGATACGCGTGCCGCGCTGCATGCGCTCGCCCGCGCGGATATCGTCGAGCATGACGTCGCAACGCAGCTCGCCGATGCCTACGCCCGGCTGCGCGTGGTCGAACACCGCATCCAGATGATGGAAGACCGGCAGACCCATACGGTCCCCGAAGGCGAGGCGCTGGAGCGGCTTGCGCATCTTGACGGTTTTGCCGACGGGGCCGGTCTGCTGGCCGACCTCGAACCGCATATGAGCGCTGCTGCGCAAGCGTTCGACCGGCTGCTCGAAGCGAGTGAGACGGGCGCGGCCAAGCAGCGCCCGGTGCGCGAACTGGTTGCGGCGAGCCCGCTGGCGGACGAATCGGCGATGGCGGATCGGGTCTCCGGCTGGCTCGACGGGCGCTACCGCGCGCTGCGCAGCACCGATGCGCAGAACGCGTTCCGTCGTATCCTGCCCCCGCTGCTCGACGCGCTGGCCGCTTCGTCCGAACCGGATCGCGCGATCGTGCGGCTGGAACGATTGCTGGAAGCTTTGCCGAGCGGGATCAACCTGTTTCGCCTGCTCGAAGCGCGCCCGGCATTGCTCGACCAGCTGCTCTCGATCATCACGCTTGCCCCGCCGCTCGCCAACGATCTCGCGCTACGCCCGGCCCTGTTCGACGCGCTGATCGATCGCTCCGCACTCGACCTTCCCGAGAGCGTCCCCACGCTGCGTCGCCGGATGATGCGGGCCGAGCCCCAGGGTAACTACGAGGCGCTGCTCGACCGGATCAGGGTGGTCACCGGCGAACAGCGGTTTGCCCTCGGCGTGCAGCTGATCGGCGGGGTGCACGACCCGCTCGAAATCGCGACCGGGTTTGCGACCGTGGCTGAGGCGGCGCTGCAGGCTGCGCTCGATGGGACGGTGGCGGATTACGCGCGGACCCACGGAAGCATCGCCGACAGCGAGATGGTGATCCTCGGCCTCGGGCGACTGGGCGGAGAGGCGCTGACCCATGCCTCCGACCTCGACATCATCTATCTGTTCACCGGCGACCACGCGGCGGAGAGCGACGGTGAGCGTCCCGTCAGCGCGACGCGCTATTATAATCGCCTCGCCCAGCGGGTGAGCGTGGCGATGAGCGTCCCGACCGCCGAAGGCCCGCTTTACGAAATCGACACCAGGCTGCGGCCGCAGGGCGCGCAGGGGCCGCTCGCGGTGAGCGTGGAGAGTTTCGCCCGCTACCAGCGCGAATCGGCATGGACGTGGGAGCATATGGCGCTGGCGCGTGCCCGCGTGGTCGCAGGCTCCTTCTCCGCGCGCGCCCAGGTGGAGGAGATTATCCGCGACGTGCTGTGCGCGCCGCGCGATCCGGTCACGCTGCGGCAGGACATCCTGAAAATGCGTTCCGACATGGCGGAGCACAAGCCGGCCAAGGGCCCGCTTGACGCCAAGCTGCTGCGCGGGGGGCTGGTCGATATCGAGTTCATCCTCCACTTCATCCAGCTGCGCGACCGTGTCGCGCTCGATCCGCGGCTGGCGAAGGTGTGCGAAACGCTGGTCCACGCGGGCACGCTGACGCGCGAATTTGCCGAGGCGCACGACTTTCTCACCCGGCTGATCGTCGCCGCGCGACTGCTCGCGCCCGATCTCGCGGTGTCGCAGGGCCCATCCGGCGAAGCGCTCGCGCGGGCGTGCGGGTGCGCGGATATCGATGCGCTCTTGCACCGCATGGCCGAGGCGCGGCAGGAGGTCGCGCGAACCTGGCAGACGATGTTCGACGAACGACTGGAGATATGA
- a CDS encoding M28 family metallopeptidase: MKRILVVAAAALALAGCDAAVLSGSDGNDDTLDIPEIADGDISEKTMVDVTRELSSDEFEGRMPGSEGEKKTVELLTQRFEAAGLQPGNDGKWTQDVPLVEITGSDFAPLSITGGKDGGMAFEYGKDWVGVSYRETPRTRINNSELVFVGYGINAPERGWNDYEGLDMKGKTAVILVNDPDFGAEDLEGPFNGKAMTYYGRWTYKFEEAARQGAAAALIIHETEPASYGWNVVESSWSGPQAYPQRGENAPALTEMNGWIQNDVAQKIFTAAGKDLAKLKEAARKKDFKAVPLDVQASTSFANETREYMSQNVIGILPGTKRPEEYVLYTAHWDHLGRCTPADDGDDICNGAVDNATGTAALVALAEAQAKAGAADRSMVFLAVTAEEQGLLGSTYYAQNPVFPLDQTVGGVNMDAFLIAGPARDVTVVGPGKSQLDEFLAAALKADGRIATDNPNPEAGYYYRSDHFPFAKQGVPMLYLDGGEDLVDGGREAGEAVAKEYRDNRYHGPKDEFDENWDWSGVMADLQLYYRLGRMMAMSTSWPNWVEGDEFRGIRDESCAATNAGC, encoded by the coding sequence ATGAAACGCATTCTTGTCGTGGCGGCCGCCGCCCTCGCCCTTGCCGGTTGCGATGCCGCCGTATTGTCCGGTTCGGACGGGAATGACGACACGCTCGACATTCCAGAGATTGCCGATGGCGACATCTCCGAAAAGACGATGGTCGATGTCACCCGCGAGCTGTCGTCCGACGAGTTCGAAGGCCGCATGCCCGGCTCCGAAGGCGAGAAGAAAACCGTCGAACTGCTGACGCAGCGGTTCGAGGCGGCCGGCCTCCAGCCTGGAAACGACGGCAAGTGGACGCAGGACGTCCCGCTGGTCGAAATCACCGGGAGCGATTTCGCGCCGCTGTCGATCACCGGCGGCAAGGACGGCGGGATGGCGTTCGAATATGGCAAGGACTGGGTCGGTGTAAGCTATCGCGAGACCCCGCGCACCCGGATCAACAACAGCGAACTGGTGTTCGTCGGCTACGGCATCAACGCGCCCGAGCGCGGCTGGAACGATTACGAAGGGCTCGACATGAAGGGGAAGACCGCGGTCATCCTCGTCAATGATCCCGATTTCGGTGCCGAGGATCTCGAAGGGCCGTTCAACGGCAAGGCGATGACCTATTACGGGCGCTGGACCTACAAGTTTGAAGAGGCCGCCCGGCAGGGAGCCGCAGCCGCGCTGATCATCCACGAGACCGAGCCTGCCTCCTACGGCTGGAACGTCGTCGAAAGCAGCTGGTCCGGCCCGCAGGCCTACCCGCAGCGGGGCGAGAACGCGCCGGCGCTGACCGAAATGAACGGCTGGATTCAGAACGATGTCGCGCAGAAGATTTTCACTGCGGCGGGCAAGGATCTCGCCAAGTTGAAGGAAGCTGCGCGCAAGAAGGATTTCAAGGCGGTGCCGCTGGACGTGCAGGCGTCGACCAGCTTCGCCAACGAAACCCGCGAATACATGTCGCAGAACGTGATCGGCATTCTGCCGGGCACCAAGCGGCCCGAGGAATACGTGCTCTACACCGCGCACTGGGATCACCTTGGCCGCTGCACGCCCGCCGATGACGGCGACGACATCTGCAACGGCGCGGTCGACAATGCCACCGGCACCGCAGCGCTGGTCGCACTGGCCGAAGCGCAGGCGAAGGCGGGCGCGGCGGATCGCAGCATGGTGTTCCTCGCGGTCACCGCAGAGGAACAGGGCCTGCTCGGCTCGACCTATTACGCGCAGAACCCGGTCTTCCCGCTCGACCAGACGGTCGGCGGGGTGAACATGGACGCCTTCCTGATCGCAGGCCCGGCGCGCGATGTGACCGTGGTCGGCCCGGGCAAGTCGCAGCTCGACGAATTCCTCGCCGCTGCGCTGAAGGCCGATGGCCGGATCGCGACCGACAACCCCAATCCGGAAGCGGGATACTACTACCGTTCCGACCACTTCCCCTTCGCCAAGCAGGGCGTGCCGATGCTCTATCTCGACGGTGGCGAGGATCTGGTCGACGGCGGGCGTGAGGCCGGAGAGGCGGTCGCCAAGGAATACCGCGACAACCGGTATCACGGGCCCAAGGACGAGTTCGACGAGAACTGGGACTGGTCGGGCGTGATGGCCGACCTGCAGCTCTATTACCGTCTGGGCCGCATGATGGCGATGTCGACCAGCTGGCCCAACTGGGTCGAGGGCGACGAATTCCGCGGCATTCGCGACGAGAGCTGCGCCGCGACCAACGCAGGTTGCTGA
- a CDS encoding agmatine deiminase family protein produces the protein MRLPAEWEPQDWLWIGFPHDPDEWGDAFAPAQEEIAAFANAVAESGQEVRLLVRDAANEARAKALVTGAVHLERRTYGDVWLRDTGPLTGFDGATRRAVRPGFNGWGGKYLMAGDDAIAAELAGDEGLPVDRPDWILEGGAIDTDGQGTVLTTEQCLLNPNRNPALGREQIEQRLARDLGLTRVVWLGDGLLNDHTDGHVDNLARFVAPGMVALAEPFGSDDPNADVYADAKARLEAAGLTVAAIPSPGLVTRGDWVEPASYANFLIANSIVAVPTFGVPQDEDAVAAIDALFPDRSAIGLPMRAVLAGGGGFHCASMQMPSAPTR, from the coding sequence ATGCGGCTCCCCGCAGAGTGGGAGCCGCAGGACTGGTTGTGGATCGGCTTCCCGCATGATCCGGACGAGTGGGGCGATGCCTTCGCTCCCGCGCAGGAGGAGATCGCAGCCTTCGCCAACGCGGTTGCCGAGAGCGGGCAGGAAGTCCGCCTGCTGGTCCGCGATGCCGCGAACGAGGCGCGCGCGAAGGCGCTGGTGACGGGCGCGGTCCATCTCGAACGGCGCACCTATGGCGATGTCTGGCTACGCGACACCGGCCCGCTCACCGGCTTCGACGGCGCGACGCGTCGCGCAGTGCGCCCCGGCTTCAACGGCTGGGGCGGCAAATACCTGATGGCGGGCGACGATGCGATCGCGGCGGAGCTGGCCGGGGACGAGGGCCTGCCGGTCGACCGGCCCGACTGGATCCTCGAAGGCGGTGCGATCGACACCGATGGACAGGGCACGGTCCTGACCACCGAGCAATGCCTGCTCAACCCCAATCGCAATCCCGCACTCGGTCGCGAGCAGATCGAGCAGCGGCTGGCCCGCGATCTGGGCCTGACGCGCGTCGTGTGGCTCGGCGACGGGCTGCTCAACGACCATACCGATGGCCATGTCGACAACCTCGCGCGGTTCGTCGCTCCGGGTATGGTCGCGCTGGCCGAGCCCTTCGGCAGCGACGACCCCAACGCGGATGTTTATGCCGACGCCAAGGCCAGGCTCGAAGCCGCGGGGCTGACGGTTGCGGCGATACCCTCACCCGGCCTCGTCACGCGCGGGGACTGGGTCGAGCCTGCCAGCTACGCCAATTTTCTGATCGCCAATTCGATTGTCGCGGTGCCGACTTTCGGTGTGCCGCAGGATGAAGACGCGGTCGCCGCGATCGATGCGCTGTTTCCGGATCGATCCGCGATCGGCTTGCCGATGCGCGCAGTGCTGGCCGGCGGTGGCGGCTTCCATTGCGCCAGCATGCAGATGCCCAGCGCTCCGACGCGGTAG
- a CDS encoding sulfite exporter TauE/SafE family protein, with the protein MEIFAGFTWLQLAVALGTGLTAAFIRGLAGFGLAILLVPVLALTLTPVEAVLTTNVVALLIGGLELPRLLREAERSVWTIILLVLLTTLPGLALLAATPPNIARLLIALVALSAFFAMLFPVREPERPGMVTTGLTGVATGILTGFAGMPGPPVVPYYVGRAIPRQMAKSSMILIFTFAAMIGIGSGIALGRMEWRLALLGAMLLPVVILGTWLGRRADGHVSDRAWRIFVGVVLAAAALAALLKLVV; encoded by the coding sequence TTGGAGATCTTCGCCGGTTTCACCTGGCTGCAACTCGCAGTCGCGCTGGGCACGGGGCTCACGGCAGCGTTCATTCGCGGGCTGGCGGGCTTCGGGCTCGCGATCCTGCTGGTGCCGGTGCTCGCGCTGACGCTGACCCCGGTCGAGGCGGTGCTGACCACCAATGTGGTCGCGCTGCTGATCGGCGGGCTCGAACTGCCGCGCCTGCTGCGCGAGGCGGAGCGCAGCGTGTGGACGATCATCCTGCTGGTCCTGCTGACCACGCTGCCGGGCCTGGCCCTGCTCGCGGCGACTCCGCCGAACATCGCGCGCCTGCTGATCGCGCTGGTTGCGCTCTCCGCCTTCTTCGCGATGCTGTTCCCGGTCCGCGAGCCTGAGCGGCCCGGCATGGTGACCACCGGGCTGACCGGCGTGGCGACCGGTATTCTCACAGGTTTCGCCGGGATGCCCGGCCCGCCGGTGGTGCCCTATTATGTCGGGCGCGCGATTCCCCGGCAGATGGCGAAGAGCTCGATGATCCTGATCTTCACCTTCGCGGCGATGATCGGGATCGGATCGGGCATTGCGCTCGGGCGGATGGAGTGGCGACTCGCACTGCTGGGCGCGATGCTGCTGCCGGTCGTGATCTTGGGCACATGGCTGGGGCGCAGGGCGGACGGGCACGTGTCCGACCGCGCGTGGCGCATCTTCGTGGGTGTGGTGCTGGCCGCAGCGGCGCTGGCCGCGCTGCTCAAGCTGGTCGTCTAG